In Chitinophagales bacterium, the sequence AAATGGAGTAGGTGCCACTCCCACAGTTATCACATTATCATTATCGTCTGGACAATTGCCCAGTACACTACTTACGGTTATGGTATAATTAGTAGTAGAAGAAGGACTCAATGCAAAACTATCTGCGGTAAATATTTCAGCACCTACGATTGGACTTATTGCTACATTTCCAATACCGCCTGTTGAAGAAAATATGATATTATCATTTAAACTTAAATATACCGTTTCATTAGGGCAAATTAAAAACTCATCTTGCAAAATTGTAAGCGTAGCTTGTTCATCTACAAGTATGGTTTGAGTTATAGAATCTACACATCCATTTTCATCTTGTACTACTACTGTGGCAGTAAGCGTATCAATACCCGTAGCTGTGTACGAAATTGGATTAGTGCTGTATGTAGAAGTATTATTTGCCGTATTTACTACCGTCCAATTATAAATATTTACATTAGCATCGCCTAAAGTTACGTCTGCTTCCATATTTATAGGAATATCTTCGCAAGCAGGGTCTGCAACTATAGTTACACTTGGATTTGCTACAACATCAATAAATACCGAAGTAGAATCAATACAACCATCGGCATTAGTTATTACTAAAGTAACGGTATTATCTCCATTAGGCAAATAGGTAATTGTAGATGTTTGACTTGGACTAATATTCCAATCATATACAGTTATAGGAACTGAACTTATAGAGTTAGCTCCCGACAACTGCGTACTTGAACCATTACAAACTACAGTATCTCCAGTAATTATAGCTGTTGGTGCGGCACTCACATTAATTGTTTGCAATGAAGTATCAGAACAACCTGCTATATTTTCAATTATTAAAGCTACATTATGTACTCCTGCATTTGTAAAAGAATAGGTTTCTACACTATCTCCTAAAACATATCCGGCACCTTCATCAAAATTCCAAGTGTATGTTATAGCTGTTGTAACATTTGTAGGCAATGCAATAAAATCATTTTCTTGATTTTGACAATTTGAAGTGTAATTAAAGTTTGCCACAGGCACATTATAAACATAAGCATTTTGAGAAACACTTGACTGACACATATTTTCGTCAGTAACTGTTAGCGTTACATTATAAACTCCAGAAGTATCGTAAGTAAACTGAGTATTTGAAGGTGCTCCGCTTATAGTTAAGGTATCTGTAACATTTTGTCCAAAATTCCAAAATGAACTGTTTATTAGAGCATCATTTCCATCTGTTGAAGAGTTAACAAGAGTATTATTGCTACCCATACAAGCACTGTCAACAGAGAAAGAAGCTTGTGGAAGTTCATAAACTTGAACGGTAAAACAAGTGTCATCAAAATTATTTGCACAATTTTGATTAGTAGTAATGGTTAAACACACATTATATAACCCTGCATTATTATAAGTAAATGTTGGATTAGCTAAATGGCTAGTGTCTGCTACATTTTGACCAAAATTCCAAAAATAATCTACTATAGTAGCTCCACCAGCATAAGAAGATGATGAATTGAAAGTATTTGCTTGATTAAAACAAACAGAATCTGCTGTGTAAGAAGCCATAGGTGCATCAAAAACTACAACTTGCACAATTGTGTCATCAGTACATCCATTATCATCTGTTATACTTAGTTCCACATTATAAGTACCAGCGGTAGCATAAGTATGTGTAGGATTTTGAAGTATAGAAGTATTATTAGCACCACTTGAAGGGTCATCAAATGTCCAACTCCAAGATTGAATATTCCCATCTGCTACAGATAAATCATTGAAACTATTTGAATTACCAACACATACGCTATCTGCTTCAAAATATGCTGTTACAAAATTAACACTTACACTAACCGTATCGGTATTCACACAAGTATTTGCATCTGTACCCGATACTATATAAGATGTATCAACTAATGGTTTAACCCACGGATTTGTAACATTGACATCAGAAATTTGATAATTAGGCGACCATGTGTAGGTTAAAGCTCCTGTAGCTAATAATTGTACGCTATCGTTTTCACATATAATTTGGTCGTTTCCAGCATTTACATTAGGTAGTGGATAAACTTGAACTGTAAAACAAGTATCATCTGTATTTCCTACACAATTTTGACTTGTAATAACAGTTAAACATACATTATATAACCCAGGATTATCGTAAGTAAATGTTGGATTTGCAATATGGCTGGTATCTTCCGGGTTTTGACCAAAATTCCAAAAATAATCTATTATTGGAGCACCGCCACCATAAGAAGAATCGGCATTAAAAGTATTTGCTAAGCCTATACAAACAGAGTCTGCGGTAAAGCTTGCCATAGGAATATCAAAAACAATAGCAGGTAATGTAGTATCACTATTACAACCCGCCTCATCAGATATACTTAATGTAACATTATAAATTCCATTTGTCCCATAAGTATGAGTTGGGTTTTGCACATTAGATGTATTATTTATTCCACTTGAAGGTTCGTCAAAATCCCATTGCCAAGAATTAATAGTTGTATCTGAAGTTGATAAATCCGTGAAATTTGACGGAGTGCTTAAACAAACACTATCTACATAAAAATTAGCTTGAATATTATTTACTTTAACAAATATTGTATCGTTATTTTCACAACCATTAATATCAGTACCTACTACAAAATAAGCTGTGTCTATAGCAGGATAAACTGTTGGATTTGCAGTACTTTCATTAAAAATATTGTAAAGAGGCTGCCAATCATAGGTTATTGCCCCGTTAGCTTGTAAGATAGTACTATCTCCAAAACATATAGTAGTATCTAATCCTGCCGAAACTATAGGCAAATCAAATACTTCAATTTGAACTGAATCAATGGAAGAGCAACCAAAAGTATCTGTTACGGTTAATGAAACCCAATATAAACCGGCAGTATTAAATTGATATGATGTGTGCTGAGTATTGGCAGTATCTGTTAAAATTGAATTGTCTCCAAAATCCCAATGCCAAGTATTTATATAAGTATTTGAGCTTACTTGAGATGAATCGTAAAAACTGATAGTTATACCTACACACCCATTTGGGGCTGAGCGGTCTAATTGAGCTGTAGGGCTTGGCGGTATGTATATCTGATGTACGATAGAATCTGTACAAGTAAAATCACTAACTACCACAAGTTTAACATCAAAAAATCCTGTATCGGTATATAGATGACAAGGATTTTGAACAGTAGAGCTATTACCATCTCCAAAATCCCAATACCAAGAAGTAAATGCTGTATTTCCTGCTATTTCGTGATAAGACATATCTGTAAAACATACCGTTCCAGTATCGCATATTGAATAATTTTGTACATCAAAATCAACCACAAGGCTATCTACATGAACAGTGTCATTTGAAACCAAACCAGAACATGTGCCGTCATCTATAAATACTGAAGGAATATAATCTCCTAAATTACAATATTGATATTGTAAAGTGTCAATTATTGTGTCTCCAAGCACTCCTACAGGATTGTAATTTATAGAATTACCATCGCCATATAAAAATACTACATTTGGTGAGTTAACGGTAGTAATTTCAAAACTAACTGTTTCACAATAACAAATAGAATCTCTATCTATTATATTGATATTGGCATAAGGACCACCAACGTAGATAGAGTCAACAATTATTGTATCTCTACAGCCCGAGTTTGTAGCAATAGACATAGTAACTTGATAAGTGCCCGCTACATTATAAATAACCGTTGGACTTATTGTAGTAGATGTAACGCCATTACCGAAATTCCAAAATACAGATGAAGAATCAATATTATTATATGAAGTATTTGTAAACGTTATAGGTGTAACATTAGAGAAACAAGTAATAGAATCTTCACTTGAGGTAGCTTGAAGTACAGGATCAAAAACGTGAACATTTACCGTGGTATCATCGGTGCAACCTACGGAATCTGTTACTTCTAAATAAACTCCATATATTCCTTCTGTATTGTAGGTAACATTCGGTGGTGTCTGAGTATTATCAGAAGTAGGTGTTGCACCAACTCCAAATTGCCAATCATAAGTTAAATTAGCTCCTGTAGAATTATTAGTTATGGAAACTTGCTGATTATTACAAATAAAAGTATCTGATAATTCAAAATTAGCTTGTGGATTATATACATTAATAGTATCATAAGCTGTAGCAGAACAACCAAAACTATCCGTTGCAGTGAGCGTTATAATATAAGTACCTGGTAAAGTATATGTGTAGTTAGGGTTTTGAACGTTGGAGGTATCTGATAGCGTGTATGGATCTCCAAAATCCCAGTGCCAACGAGCGACATAGCTTAATGGTGCTGAAGAAGTATCGGTAAAACTAACAGATTGAGGCAAACATACTGAATTTGAAGAAGGTATAAATCCTATAATTACTCCGTGAACTTGGATATAATCCTGTTTAACAACAGTATCTGCACAGCCTCTATTATCTGTATTTAACATGGTTATTGTATGACTTCCGATATTAAATCCTTGAGATGGAACATTACCTGATTCCCAAATACTATTGTATCCACCTCCTGAAAATTGATAAGTTCCTACATAATTCCATCTTGCTGTACTACCAATAAAAGGTGAAACATTTCTAAAATAAGTATTAAAAGGGCTACAACCTACATTTATTCCACTCACTGTAATAAATTCTGCCATAGGAGGATAAACACTAATTGTATTTGTACTTTGATGCTCACAACCCGTAGTAAAATTATATGTATATTGAGTTACTGTATATGTTCTAATAGTATCATCAGGTGGATATACCCATTGTGGATTTCTTAAACTTGACGTATCGTTTGTTGTAGTTGGATCTCCAAAAGTATAAAAAACAGAATCAGCACCTGTTGAAGCATCTGTAAAATTAAAAGTATTCCAATTACTGCATCCAGCAAATGCTGAAGTAAAGGAAGAAACAGGCTCATTTACCGTAATAGCATCAACAGCAAAGGCAGTATCTGAATGGCAACCGTTATTTATCGCTACCATTGTTAAAGTAAATGTTCCAGATTCTTGATTGTATGTATAACAAGCACTTTCGTCATCTGCCGTCCACACGGGAGGAGAAGGATCTCCAAAATCCCAAAAAATAGTATCAGCTCCTGTTCCCGTATAAGTTAAACATACATCTTGCTCTTCAAAACAAACCGAACTTGGCGTATATGTAAAAGTATTAGTTGGTTGAGTACCCGCACAGATAAAATTAGTTTCCGTAACACTGGCTGTACAACCGCTAGTAGTTGTAACCTGTAATTGCACATCAAAACAAGCTTCCGTATTATAAGTTGGGCTTGGTGTAGCCGATGTAGAAGAACCGATATCGCTACCTGATAATGTCCATGTTTGACTGGCTATTGTTTGACTTGGAGTAACGGTGTAACTCAAATTAGGAGTATGAGGAATACATCCACCTCCATCATCTGCTGTAATATCAATTGTTAAAGGATTAACTTGTACTGCATTACTATATGTATTAGTAACAGGACACTGTCCATTATTTGTACTTGTCATAGTAATATTATAATTCCCAAAAGAATTATAAGTAACATTTATTGGTCCATTTCCTATGTATGTGCTTGGTGTTCCTCCTGGGAAACTCCACGTTGTAGAAGTTGCATTTGTTGCCGTACTTGTATAAGTTGTAGTAAAAGGCGTTTGACAGCCGTTTGCACTTGAAACAGTATAACTATTCACAGGTCTTGGCAGTACTGTTATAAAATTAGGTATAGTAATACTTCCCGTACAACCACCACTATAAGCTACATCTAAAGTTACATCCCACGTGCCAGCAGTATTAAACGTTACAGAAGGATTTTGGTTATTGGAAGTCCCATGTCCTTCAAAAGTCCATGTCCAAGATGTGGGACTACCAGAAGACAAATCGGAAAAACTAACACTTTGACCCACACAAACTGTAGAATCTGAACTTGAAAAATTGGCATTTTGATTTCCTATTACTACAGAAGCTATTTCTGTTATAGTATCACTACACCCATTAGGATTAGTTACTATCAATTGAACATCATAACTACCTGCTGTATTAAAAGTATGTGTTAAATTTTGTGTAGTTGCACCGCTTACTTCTCCCGGGATATTCCATTCATAAGTGCTCCCTGCCACAGTATTTGTAGAAGTATTGGTAAATGTAACGGTTAAAGGTGCATTACAAGCTGATGAATTATTTTGTGTAAAATTAGCGACAGGTGCTGAAGTAACACTAACAACATCACTATAAGTTTGAGATGTAGAACAACCACAAGAATTTTCTACAACTACTACAAAATTTGTGTAAGTTCCAGAGTTTGTAAAAGTATGACAGAAATCTTCAACATTATTATATACCGTTCCATCTCTAACATCTACAAATGAAGATGCCACCGTACCACAACCTGCTGTGAAAGTTCCATCAAAACAAACTTCTAATGGCGGACAACCTGAATGATTTCCTATGTTCATATTTATAGTAGGACGTTCAAAAACTTCAATATAATTAGTTTGCGTTTCAGTATCACAATTAGGTCCATTGCATACAGTAAGTGTTACGCTATAAAAACCCGGAATAGATAACGTTGTTGTAAAAGGATTTGAACTTGAAGTTTGCGTTGTAAATCCGGCAGGACCAGTCAACGTCCAAGCATAAGAACTAAAAGGACCACCTGTGCTGGTACTTGTTAATGACAGTAGCATGGGATTTGGGCAACCCGAAGTTTGGTTTGCCGTAAAAGATGCCGTTTGAGCATTTACACCAACAAAAAATAAAAAGCAAGCTAATAGAAAAAGTAATCGTTTCAACATAAATCAAATATTCAAAGTATCAAATATACACTACCTAAGTATTTTTACGTAACTAATTTAACTAAAGTTCTGTTATTTAACTAAAAAATAAACTTAAATTCTAATTTTGCACGCATGTTTGGTATATGTAATGTGGCTCTTTCTCCTCTAAGAAAAGAAAACTCAGATACTTCGGAAATGATATCTCAATTATTGTTTGGCGAAACCTTTGAAATAATTGAAGTTAATAACAATTGGAGTTTTGTGAAATGTACACACGACAACTATCAAGGGTGGATGGACACCAAACAGTATGAAAGAATAGAAAAACTACCTCAAAAATACCAATTAAGTTTTAACAAAGCTCATGCTTGCCAGCTAAATCACAGTCAAACTACCCTTGTTTTAGGAAGCAGGCTACCTAATTTTGACGGGTTAAATTTCAAAATAAATAAAGATAAATATATTTTTAACGGCAATGCTATTGACCCTCCTCAAAACTCTACAAACAACCTAAAAAAAGTATGTCTAAAATACTTAAATGCTCCGTATTTATGGGGCGGTAGAAGCCCTTTTGGCATAGATTGTTCCGGACTTACTCAAATGGTTTATAGCTTTTTTAATATAGAATTGCCCAGAGATGCTTATATGCAAGCAGAATTAGGCGAAGCACTCAATTTTGTATCCGAAGCTAAAGAAGGCGACTTAGCTTTTTTTGGTAAAGAAGAAAAGATAACTCATGTAGGTATTATCCTTGAAAATCAAGAGATAATACACGCCAGCGGAAAAGTTAGAATTGACAAAATTGACCACATAGGAATTTATAATAAAGACGAAAAAAAATACACGCATTTCTTAAAAACTATAAAAAGAATAGTTTGAAAAAAATAGTAGTAATATCAGGTGCAGGCATAAGTGCAGAAAGTGGTATAAAAACTTTTAGAGATAGTAATGGACTGTGGGAAAACCACGATATTATGGAAGTGGCAAGCCCTTACGGCTGGCAAAAAAATAGAGCACTTGTTTTAGACTTTTACAACCAAAGAAGAAAGCAACTATTAGAATGCAAACCCAACAATGCACACTTAAAACTTGCCGAACTACAAGAATATTTTGATGTAAATATCATCACACAAAATGTAGATGACCTGCATGAAAGAGCCGGCTCTAAAAATGTTTTGCACTTGCATGGCGAATTATTAAAAGCGAGAAGTACATTAGATGAAAATTTGATTTATAACTGGCAAAAAGATATTACACTAAACGACAAATGTGAAAAAGGCAGTCAGTTACGTCCACATATAGTTTGGTTTGGCGAATCTGTTCCCATGCTACCCAAAGCGGCTAATATTGTTGCTGAAGCCGATATTTTATTAGTTATAGGCACTTCTTTGGTGGTTTATCCTGCTGCCAGTTTGGTAGATTACACCAAAAACAACTGCAAAAATTACATAATTGACACCAAAATCCCCAAGAACATCAGCTCTTCTTTCACTAAAATTGAAGCGAAGGCAAGCTTAGGAATTGAAAATTTTATAAAATTTATAAATGAGTAAAAAGAACCCTTGGATAACAAAATCTAATAAAGAAATTTACAACAATCCTTGGATAAAAGTTGTTGAAAATCAAGTTATTAACCCTTCGGGGAATAAGGGGATTTATGGAGTAGTTCATTTTAAAAACATAGCAGTTGGCATTGTGCCAATAGATGAAGATGGATTTACCTATTTAGTAGGTCAATATCGGTACACCCACAACACTTACG encodes:
- a CDS encoding NAD-dependent deacylase, whose product is MKKIVVISGAGISAESGIKTFRDSNGLWENHDIMEVASPYGWQKNRALVLDFYNQRRKQLLECKPNNAHLKLAELQEYFDVNIITQNVDDLHERAGSKNVLHLHGELLKARSTLDENLIYNWQKDITLNDKCEKGSQLRPHIVWFGESVPMLPKAANIVAEADILLVIGTSLVVYPAASLVDYTKNNCKNYIIDTKIPKNISSSFTKIEAKASLGIENFIKFINE
- a CDS encoding PKD domain-containing protein, which translates into the protein MLKRLLFLLACFLFFVGVNAQTASFTANQTSGCPNPMLLSLTSTSTGGPFSSYAWTLTGPAGFTTQTSSSNPFTTTLSIPGFYSVTLTVCNGPNCDTETQTNYIEVFERPTINMNIGNHSGCPPLEVCFDGTFTAGCGTVASSFVDVRDGTVYNNVEDFCHTFTNSGTYTNFVVVVENSCGCSTSQTYSDVVSVTSAPVANFTQNNSSACNAPLTVTFTNTSTNTVAGSTYEWNIPGEVSGATTQNLTHTFNTAGSYDVQLIVTNPNGCSDTITEIASVVIGNQNANFSSSDSTVCVGQSVSFSDLSSGSPTSWTWTFEGHGTSNNQNPSVTFNTAGTWDVTLDVAYSGGCTGSITIPNFITVLPRPVNSYTVSSANGCQTPFTTTYTSTATNATSTTWSFPGGTPSTYIGNGPINVTYNSFGNYNITMTSTNNGQCPVTNTYSNAVQVNPLTIDITADDGGGCIPHTPNLSYTVTPSQTIASQTWTLSGSDIGSSTSATPSPTYNTEACFDVQLQVTTTSGCTASVTETNFICAGTQPTNTFTYTPSSVCFEEQDVCLTYTGTGADTIFWDFGDPSPPVWTADDESACYTYNQESGTFTLTMVAINNGCHSDTAFAVDAITVNEPVSSFTSAFAGCSNWNTFNFTDASTGADSVFYTFGDPTTTNDTSSLRNPQWVYPPDDTIRTYTVTQYTYNFTTGCEHQSTNTISVYPPMAEFITVSGINVGCSPFNTYFRNVSPFIGSTARWNYVGTYQFSGGGYNSIWESGNVPSQGFNIGSHTITMLNTDNRGCADTVVKQDYIQVHGVIIGFIPSSNSVCLPQSVSFTDTSSAPLSYVARWHWDFGDPYTLSDTSNVQNPNYTYTLPGTYIITLTATDSFGCSATAYDTINVYNPQANFELSDTFICNNQQVSITNNSTGANLTYDWQFGVGATPTSDNTQTPPNVTYNTEGIYGVYLEVTDSVGCTDDTTVNVHVFDPVLQATSSEDSITCFSNVTPITFTNTSYNNIDSSSVFWNFGNGVTSTTISPTVIYNVAGTYQVTMSIATNSGCRDTIIVDSIYVGGPYANINIIDRDSICYCETVSFEITTVNSPNVVFLYGDGNSINYNPVGVLGDTIIDTLQYQYCNLGDYIPSVFIDDGTCSGLVSNDTVHVDSLVVDFDVQNYSICDTGTVCFTDMSYHEIAGNTAFTSWYWDFGDGNSSTVQNPCHLYTDTGFFDVKLVVVSDFTCTDSIVHQIYIPPSPTAQLDRSAPNGCVGITISFYDSSQVSSNTYINTWHWDFGDNSILTDTANTQHTSYQFNTAGLYWVSLTVTDTFGCSSIDSVQIEVFDLPIVSAGLDTTICFGDSTILQANGAITYDWQPLYNIFNESTANPTVYPAIDTAYFVVGTDINGCENNDTIFVKVNNIQANFYVDSVCLSTPSNFTDLSTSDTTINSWQWDFDEPSSGINNTSNVQNPTHTYGTNGIYNVTLSISDEAGCNSDTTLPAIVFDIPMASFTADSVCIGLANTFNADSSYGGGAPIIDYFWNFGQNPEDTSHIANPTFTYDNPGLYNVCLTVITSQNCVGNTDDTCFTVQVYPLPNVNAGNDQIICENDSVQLLATGALTYTWSPNYQISDVNVTNPWVKPLVDTSYIVSGTDANTCVNTDTVSVSVNFVTAYFEADSVCVGNSNSFNDLSVADGNIQSWSWTFDDPSSGANNTSILQNPTHTYATAGTYNVELSITDDNGCTDDTIVQVVVFDAPMASYTADSVCFNQANTFNSSSSYAGGATIVDYFWNFGQNVADTSHLANPTFTYNNAGLYNVCLTITTNQNCANNFDDTCFTVQVYELPQASFSVDSACMGSNNTLVNSSTDGNDALINSSFWNFGQNVTDTLTISGAPSNTQFTYDTSGVYNVTLTVTDENMCQSSVSQNAYVYNVPVANFNYTSNCQNQENDFIALPTNVTTAITYTWNFDEGAGYVLGDSVETYSFTNAGVHNVALIIENIAGCSDTSLQTINVSAAPTAIITGDTVVCNGSSTQLSGANSISSVPITVYDWNISPSQTSTITYLPNGDNTVTLVITNADGCIDSTSVFIDVVANPSVTIVADPACEDIPINMEADVTLGDANVNIYNWTVVNTANNTSTYSTNPISYTATGIDTLTATVVVQDENGCVDSITQTILVDEQATLTILQDEFLICPNETVYLSLNDNIIFSSTGGIGNVAISPIVGAEIFTADSFALSPSSTTNYTITVSSVLGNCPDDNDNVITVGVAPTPFIELNAVPNPVIAGAVSEISAAVVPFNFNTDSLIWEDVNGTLNRTLGFEIEATPLEETTYPVHLVYAYDSLMCRIDTSITIQVITECGPELVYVPNIFTPNNDGKNDVFKLTGYGIQTVNFLRIFDRWGQIMYNGENVGMSGGYMDDGWHGDNKGGKACNSGVYVYYYEIICTNGDIVKGSGNVTLIK
- a CDS encoding C40 family peptidase, with the protein product MFGICNVALSPLRKENSDTSEMISQLLFGETFEIIEVNNNWSFVKCTHDNYQGWMDTKQYERIEKLPQKYQLSFNKAHACQLNHSQTTLVLGSRLPNFDGLNFKINKDKYIFNGNAIDPPQNSTNNLKKVCLKYLNAPYLWGGRSPFGIDCSGLTQMVYSFFNIELPRDAYMQAELGEALNFVSEAKEGDLAFFGKEEKITHVGIILENQEIIHASGKVRIDKIDHIGIYNKDEKKYTHFLKTIKRIV